A genomic segment from uncultured Marinifilum sp. encodes:
- a CDS encoding tetratricopeptide repeat protein: protein MNISKIINKNSILLGLLFAFTPLFSAQKDSTDWYIDTYNSVLKQDSSCMNDLNALYRYYEQKKDTTRLCKTLIKRSKSRSNEGNYSAAFSDLWEALDLANLNENIVLQHRIHTNLGWLYNIFGKSKEAFIHEQKALVLSKKGLKNELLDENALISAYFDFVHSYRRKKNYTIALQYLDSCYYIANKFNYTNSQKAYLFSEKGNIFRNQRKLSEALEIFIKAEKEFQNTDPSYLTIIYFYLGNTYYSLKNYKKAELAFKRAIKNIDLRPKHYDIKAECLNGMAKSLKQQAKYKEAYRILTEAKELNEELFSTKGFQNSGILNIRNIYREKIIERDRIILKRDKELIQQKASNLRIRMFLISSFALFIIALLVFRIQFQRKKHKIEKERQSNKAQIQEEKNRVLVEMKNKELTSFTLRLIDKDAMINDLVESINKYAPANEVLLKSVKLKTTGRLKLWQEFDKRFIDVNKGFYEKLKSRFPELTPTELKHCALIKLNFSSKEMAQLLNISLNGVNTSRYRIRKKLKLEREDNLVSFIDKI from the coding sequence ATGAATATAAGCAAGATAATAAACAAAAACAGTATTTTACTGGGATTATTATTTGCATTTACCCCCCTTTTTTCAGCTCAAAAGGATAGCACCGATTGGTATATTGACACATACAATTCTGTTCTAAAACAGGATAGTTCATGCATGAACGACTTAAATGCACTTTATCGGTATTATGAACAAAAAAAAGATACAACTCGACTATGTAAAACCTTAATTAAGCGCTCGAAAAGTAGAAGTAATGAAGGAAATTATAGTGCTGCATTTTCCGATTTATGGGAGGCTTTAGATTTAGCAAATTTAAATGAGAACATAGTTTTACAGCATCGTATTCACACTAACCTGGGTTGGCTTTATAATATTTTTGGAAAAAGTAAAGAAGCATTTATACATGAACAAAAAGCTTTGGTTTTATCTAAAAAAGGCTTGAAAAACGAATTACTAGATGAAAACGCTCTTATATCTGCGTATTTTGATTTTGTACACTCATACCGCAGAAAAAAAAATTACACAATAGCACTTCAGTACCTAGATTCGTGTTATTATATCGCCAATAAGTTTAACTATACAAATAGCCAAAAAGCATATTTATTTTCCGAAAAAGGGAATATTTTTCGAAATCAAAGAAAACTTTCGGAAGCACTTGAGATATTTATTAAGGCAGAAAAAGAATTCCAGAATACTGATCCCAGCTATCTTACCATTATTTATTTCTATTTGGGAAATACCTATTACTCTTTAAAAAATTATAAAAAAGCCGAACTTGCTTTTAAAAGAGCAATTAAAAATATCGATCTACGACCAAAACATTATGACATAAAAGCTGAGTGTTTAAATGGCATGGCAAAAAGTTTAAAACAACAAGCTAAATACAAAGAAGCTTACCGCATTTTAACTGAGGCAAAAGAGTTAAACGAGGAACTGTTCAGTACAAAGGGATTTCAGAATTCAGGAATACTTAATATTAGAAATATCTATCGAGAAAAAATAATTGAACGCGACCGCATTATTTTAAAACGAGACAAAGAGCTTATACAGCAAAAAGCTAGCAACCTTCGAATTCGAATGTTTTTAATAAGTTCTTTTGCTCTTTTCATTATTGCTTTGCTGGTATTTCGAATACAGTTTCAGCGTAAAAAGCATAAGATTGAGAAAGAAAGGCAAAGCAATAAGGCCCAGATACAAGAAGAAAAAAATAGAGTATTGGTAGAAATGAAAAATAAAGAATTAACCTCTTTTACCCTTCGTTTAATAGATAAAGATGCAATGATTAATGATTTAGTTGAATCAATAAATAAATATGCTCCGGCTAATGAGGTTTTGCTAAAATCGGTAAAACTAAAAACTACTGGAAGATTAAAGTTGTGGCAAGAGTTTGATAAGCGATTTATTGATGTAAACAAAGGATTTTATGAAAAGCTAAAATCTCGTTTCCCAGAATTAACACCTACCGAACTAAAGCATTGTGCTTTGATTAAATTGAACTTTTCATCTAAAGAAATGGCACAATTGCTAAACATTTCATTGAATGGTGTAAACACATCGCGCTATCGCATTCGTAAGAAGTTAAAACTGGAAAGAGAAGACAATTTGGTTAGTTTTATCGATAAGATATAA
- a CDS encoding glycoside hydrolase family 43 protein — translation MEALRIKTIFVLMTCLLFFSSTYGQSAPETFKNPILSGFYPDPSICRVGDTYYMVNSSFEWYPGLPIHRSKDLVNWEKIGHGLHRPDQIVYQDGLKNSNGIFAPSIRYHKGTFYIITTMVGQKGNFIITAKNPSGPWSNPMWIKDAPGIDPSLFWDDDGRCYYTGAAVIDGTKKEWPGKNGIWMQEINPDKGILIGEKKQVTYGHASNARWAEGPHLYKIDGEYVLLIGEGGTSEFHAVTIFNSKNLWGPYVPNHANPVITHRHLGYTYPIIQTGHADLVQTQNGEWWSVMLAKRPVNGYSILARETFLAKVEISHQENGVTLIYNPGKGLLQMEQKRPDLPWTPVSEPILKDNFDSELLDLEWNCLRTPQVQWYRQKKGKMEIDLRPQTISEWKNPSFLAKRVKHHNYEVCTKMQFSSNKKNEQAGLVLYRKSSTHYQLLRIKNEMVLLKNTAKKVNAENGVLEEIARMPIKGSLVYLKLVSKGLAAKFYFGTSETDLVQIGEVQDLSYFGDEIAWGFNGTYIGMYATSLGEKSKSKAYFDWFEYKNQY, via the coding sequence ATGGAGGCTCTACGGATAAAAACAATTTTTGTATTGATGACTTGCTTGTTATTTTTTTCAAGCACTTACGGACAATCAGCTCCCGAAACATTTAAAAATCCTATTCTTTCTGGATTTTACCCCGATCCTTCCATTTGTCGTGTGGGAGATACCTACTACATGGTAAATTCAAGTTTCGAATGGTATCCGGGTTTACCAATTCATCGTAGTAAAGATCTGGTGAATTGGGAGAAAATTGGTCACGGTCTTCATCGCCCCGATCAAATTGTGTATCAGGATGGCCTTAAGAATTCTAATGGTATATTTGCGCCAAGTATCCGGTATCATAAAGGCACCTTTTATATCATTACCACCATGGTTGGACAAAAAGGGAATTTCATTATTACTGCTAAAAATCCATCAGGCCCTTGGAGCAATCCAATGTGGATTAAAGATGCTCCGGGCATTGATCCTTCTCTTTTTTGGGATGATGATGGGCGGTGTTATTATACCGGAGCAGCTGTAATTGATGGGACTAAAAAAGAATGGCCTGGTAAAAATGGTATTTGGATGCAGGAGATTAATCCTGATAAAGGCATTTTAATAGGAGAAAAAAAGCAGGTAACTTATGGGCATGCTTCAAATGCTCGTTGGGCCGAGGGACCACATTTGTATAAGATAGATGGAGAATATGTTTTGTTGATTGGAGAAGGTGGTACAAGTGAATTTCATGCGGTTACTATTTTCAATAGTAAAAATTTATGGGGACCTTATGTTCCAAACCATGCAAACCCAGTAATTACGCATCGTCATTTAGGATATACTTATCCGATAATACAAACCGGTCATGCCGATTTAGTACAAACACAAAATGGCGAATGGTGGAGTGTTATGCTGGCAAAAAGGCCTGTTAATGGTTATTCTATTCTTGCTCGTGAAACATTTTTGGCAAAAGTTGAAATATCTCACCAGGAAAATGGTGTAACTCTTATTTATAATCCTGGTAAAGGTTTATTACAAATGGAACAAAAAAGACCAGATTTGCCATGGACTCCTGTATCAGAGCCTATTTTAAAGGATAATTTTGACTCGGAATTACTCGATTTGGAATGGAATTGTTTGCGAACGCCTCAGGTTCAGTGGTATCGTCAGAAAAAAGGAAAAATGGAGATTGATCTGCGTCCGCAAACTATCAGCGAGTGGAAAAACCCTTCATTTTTGGCAAAGAGAGTAAAACATCACAATTATGAAGTTTGTACCAAAATGCAATTTTCATCCAATAAGAAAAATGAACAGGCAGGCTTGGTGCTCTATCGAAAATCATCTACGCATTATCAATTACTTCGTATAAAAAATGAAATGGTACTTTTAAAAAACACTGCGAAAAAAGTAAATGCAGAAAATGGAGTGCTTGAAGAAATTGCGAGAATGCCCATCAAGGGATCGCTTGTTTATCTTAAGCTTGTAAGTAAAGGTCTTGCTGCCAAGTTTTATTTTGGTACTTCCGAAACCGATTTAGTACAAATTGGCGAAGTACAGGACTTATCTTATTTTGGCGATGAAATAGCGTGGGGATTTAATGGCACTTATATTGGAATGTATGCTACATCTTTAGGCGAGAAAAGTAAAAGTAAAGCATATTTCGATTGGTTTGAGTATAAAAACCAGTACTAA
- a CDS encoding DUF6398 domain-containing protein, translated as MAKEVFKNKEKELLELTGKFCSQKLNEEYLFLCSKLINKLGKQKEVPFKRGKIEIWAAAIIYAVGSINFLFDKSFEPYISTDELNTFFGTKKTTVSNKARQIKDMFDMWHFSPEFSTQNMEEKNPFNNMVMVDGLIVPLSSIPEDLQEMVKKERAEGRDIEFTSQTD; from the coding sequence ATGGCTAAGGAAGTATTTAAAAATAAAGAAAAAGAATTATTAGAGCTTACAGGTAAGTTTTGTTCTCAAAAACTGAATGAAGAATATCTATTTTTATGTAGCAAACTTATAAATAAACTAGGTAAACAAAAAGAAGTCCCTTTTAAAAGAGGAAAGATTGAAATTTGGGCAGCAGCAATAATTTATGCTGTGGGTTCAATAAATTTTCTTTTTGACAAATCATTTGAACCATATATTTCGACTGATGAACTAAATACTTTTTTTGGAACCAAGAAAACTACAGTATCAAACAAAGCCAGACAAATAAAAGATATGTTTGATATGTGGCATTTTAGTCCAGAATTTTCAACTCAGAATATGGAAGAAAAGAATCCATTTAACAATATGGTAATGGTAGATGGATTAATTGTTCCTTTATCTTCAATTCCTGAAGATTTACAAGAAATGGTTAAGAAAGAACGTGCTGAAGGAAGAGATATAGAATTTACTTCTCAGACTGATTAA
- a CDS encoding DUF6088 family protein: MLQKYMFGCNKYLLNLLQNALSVMCGIEKQVKDKISSRKRGTVLFPDDFEMCGSSEAVRLSLHRLVKQGFVKRLAHGIYYRPIIDDFIGELRPSAEDVVQAIAKRDKIRLMPTGAYALNALGLSTQVPMKLVFLTDGAPRIIHLGKITIKLKKTTPKVLSAKGKISSLVIQALKEIGKDKVYPEEEIRILDLLKKEDQKHLVHDISLAPVWIQKIMKKALD, translated from the coding sequence ATGTTACAAAAATACATGTTTGGATGTAACAAATATTTACTAAATTTGTTACAAAATGCATTGAGTGTTATGTGTGGAATAGAAAAACAAGTTAAAGATAAAATTAGTAGCCGAAAGCGTGGAACGGTTTTGTTTCCAGATGATTTTGAAATGTGTGGATCTTCTGAGGCAGTTAGGCTTTCCTTACATCGATTGGTAAAACAAGGTTTTGTAAAAAGACTTGCCCATGGTATATATTATCGTCCGATCATAGATGACTTCATAGGAGAACTAAGACCTTCAGCCGAGGATGTAGTACAGGCAATTGCCAAGCGTGATAAAATTCGTTTAATGCCTACGGGAGCTTATGCTCTTAATGCATTGGGATTAAGTACCCAGGTGCCAATGAAATTGGTTTTTCTTACCGATGGAGCACCCAGAATCATTCATTTGGGAAAAATAACGATCAAGTTGAAAAAGACAACTCCCAAAGTACTTTCTGCAAAAGGAAAAATTAGTAGCCTGGTGATTCAGGCTTTAAAAGAAATTGGAAAAGACAAAGTGTATCCCGAAGAAGAAATCAGAATATTGGATTTGCTAAAGAAAGAAGATCAAAAACATTTGGTACATGATATCAGTTTGGCACCAGTTTGGATTCAAAAAATAATGAAAAAAGCGCTTGACTAA
- a CDS encoding nucleotidyl transferase AbiEii/AbiGii toxin family protein has translation MEIGKHLVFKGGTSLSKSWNLIERFSEDIDLAVDRSFLGFEGELTRKKEITKLRKESNRYISEVFFPELTQKFQEKGLTNVELKLVEAKDSDQDPRIIEIYYPNVVDSPGYIQPRVQVEIGCRSLKEPFSQCAISSFVDEHYPDAPFAQDKVSIPTVNPERTLLEKIFLLHEEFQRPLEKIRVDRLSRHLYDVYQLSQTEFAEKAIADKDLYETIVNHRYRFAKLGGVDYNLHQPQSISIIPISEMIDAWKKDYITMQEQMIYGESPSFEELISQLQKFTQQINEIDWVIRGEFKPIVKQ, from the coding sequence ATGGAAATCGGAAAACATCTGGTATTTAAAGGAGGGACATCTCTTAGTAAGTCCTGGAATTTGATCGAACGATTTTCCGAAGATATCGACCTGGCAGTTGACAGAAGTTTTCTTGGATTTGAAGGAGAGCTCACCCGCAAGAAAGAAATCACGAAACTACGCAAAGAATCCAATCGCTACATATCCGAAGTTTTCTTCCCGGAATTAACACAAAAATTTCAGGAAAAAGGCCTGACAAATGTTGAATTAAAATTGGTAGAAGCCAAAGATTCCGATCAGGATCCGCGCATCATAGAAATCTATTATCCCAATGTAGTGGATTCTCCGGGTTACATCCAACCCAGAGTTCAGGTTGAAATAGGTTGCAGATCATTAAAAGAACCATTTTCTCAATGTGCCATTTCATCTTTTGTCGATGAGCATTATCCCGATGCACCATTTGCTCAGGATAAAGTAAGCATTCCAACCGTTAATCCGGAGCGAACCTTACTTGAGAAAATATTTTTACTGCATGAAGAATTCCAAAGACCACTGGAAAAAATCAGAGTCGATCGTTTAAGTCGTCACCTTTACGATGTTTACCAGCTGTCGCAAACCGAATTTGCAGAAAAGGCAATCGCCGATAAAGATTTGTATGAAACAATCGTAAACCACCGGTACCGATTTGCCAAATTGGGAGGAGTAGATTACAATCTGCATCAACCTCAAAGCATCAGTATAATACCAATTTCGGAAATGATTGATGCTTGGAAAAAAGACTATATAACAATGCAGGAACAAATGATTTATGGAGAATCGCCATCTTTTGAGGAATTGATCAGCCAACTCCAAAAATTCACACAACAGATCAATGAAATTGACTGGGTAATTCGTGGCGAATTTAAGCCTATTGTAAAGCAATAA
- a CDS encoding transposase gives MISKDKDDKLIRIYFLVCEKFEELQFYCERFSNNSKPEFTDQEIMTIYLYCMHYEEHIKVKQIHRFASDWLRSWFPKLVGYKAFNNRLNKLSGAFARLVEILLSDYQPEDCCLDQSLLDSMPIITCSGKRSGKVATEITDKGFCSTKGIYYYGMKLHLLGFRRIGKLPHPEQILFTPASVNDVNVFKEAWSGIENRTFFGDKIYFINELNQNMLKHQNSQTLAPIKGVKGMPDVIKQRIKAADDLFSTAVSRIRQPVEAIFNWLIEKTDIQKASKVRSTKGLMIHTFGRLAAAFIALAL, from the coding sequence ATGATTTCCAAGGATAAAGACGACAAGTTAATAAGAATTTACTTTTTGGTTTGCGAAAAGTTTGAAGAACTTCAATTTTATTGTGAAAGATTCAGTAATAACAGTAAACCTGAATTTACCGATCAAGAAATTATGACCATTTATTTATACTGTATGCACTATGAAGAGCATATAAAAGTAAAACAAATTCACCGTTTTGCTTCTGACTGGTTGAGATCATGGTTTCCAAAGTTAGTAGGCTATAAAGCCTTTAATAACAGACTTAATAAACTAAGTGGAGCTTTTGCCCGGTTAGTTGAAATACTTTTGTCAGACTATCAGCCGGAAGATTGTTGTCTGGATCAAAGTTTATTGGACTCAATGCCAATTATTACCTGTTCAGGCAAACGTTCTGGAAAAGTTGCAACAGAAATAACAGATAAAGGATTCTGCTCGACAAAAGGTATTTATTATTATGGTATGAAACTGCATTTATTGGGTTTCAGACGTATTGGTAAATTGCCACATCCTGAGCAAATACTATTTACTCCTGCTTCTGTTAATGATGTTAATGTTTTTAAAGAAGCATGGTCAGGTATTGAGAACAGAACATTTTTTGGCGATAAAATATACTTTATTAATGAGCTTAACCAGAATATGTTGAAACATCAAAACTCTCAGACTCTTGCTCCAATCAAAGGGGTAAAAGGAATGCCAGATGTAATAAAACAGAGAATTAAAGCTGCCGATGATTTATTCTCAACGGCAGTATCTAGAATTAGGCAACCTGTTGAGGCAATATTCAATTGGTTAATTGAAAAAACAGATATTCAAAAAGCTAGTAAAGTCAGATCTACAAAAGGATTAATGATACATACTTTTGGCAGGTTAGCTGCTGCTTTCATTGCATTAGCACTTTAG
- a CDS encoding cysteine desulfurase family protein: MSNSKSIYLDYAASTPVVEEVLSAIIPYFTTIYSNPSNEINAVGQTATNAVKKAQEQIKDLLNAWDYEIVFTSGATESINTALKSLFTLAGGKKNKIITCKTEHKAVLSVCEYLETIGAEIEYLPVDINGNISLENLKNIITKETLAVVLMSVNNEAGIIHDIDGISKICQEKSVRFLCDATQAVGKLPLNLTEIPVDYLIFSGHKIYAPKGVGVLLIRKDEKLIPLIHGGGQQANLRSGTLNVPGIVGVGKAAELLKGKIVSEFVRITKLQKEFEKGLLKTGKVSIISRDTNRSPYISNIHFLSNESEEIIFPLKDKLFFSTGSACTTQIIETSHVLREMGMKSEEAGNCLRFSFGISTTAEEINQALTLLKSIIE, translated from the coding sequence ATGTCGAATTCAAAATCTATTTATCTGGATTATGCAGCTTCTACTCCCGTTGTAGAGGAAGTGCTTAGTGCAATAATACCATATTTTACAACGATATATAGTAACCCTTCAAATGAAATAAATGCTGTGGGTCAAACGGCAACTAATGCAGTAAAAAAAGCTCAAGAGCAAATTAAGGATTTACTAAATGCTTGGGATTACGAAATAGTATTTACGAGTGGAGCAACCGAATCGATAAACACAGCGTTAAAAAGTCTGTTTACATTAGCTGGGGGTAAAAAAAATAAAATTATCACTTGCAAAACTGAGCATAAGGCTGTTTTGTCAGTTTGTGAGTATTTAGAAACTATTGGTGCAGAAATTGAATACCTACCTGTCGATATTAATGGCAATATTTCTTTAGAGAATTTAAAAAATATTATAACAAAAGAAACTCTTGCCGTAGTTTTAATGTCGGTAAATAATGAAGCAGGTATTATTCATGATATTGATGGTATATCCAAAATTTGCCAAGAGAAATCTGTAAGATTTCTTTGTGATGCAACACAAGCTGTAGGAAAATTACCTTTGAACTTAACCGAAATTCCGGTAGATTATTTAATTTTTTCAGGCCATAAAATATATGCTCCAAAAGGAGTAGGTGTATTATTGATTCGAAAGGATGAAAAGCTAATCCCTTTGATACATGGAGGAGGCCAACAAGCAAATTTAAGATCAGGAACATTAAATGTCCCTGGTATTGTTGGTGTCGGAAAAGCTGCAGAGCTTTTGAAAGGAAAGATAGTTTCTGAATTTGTTAGAATTACTAAATTACAAAAGGAATTTGAAAAAGGCTTACTAAAAACTGGAAAGGTTTCGATAATTTCTAGGGATACAAATAGATCTCCATATATCTCAAATATTCACTTCTTAAGTAATGAAAGTGAGGAAATTATTTTTCCACTTAAAGATAAATTGTTTTTCTCCACTGGATCTGCTTGTACAACGCAAATAATTGAAACTTCTCATGTATTAAGGGAAATGGGAATGAAATCAGAAGAAGCAGGAAATTGTTTAAGATTTAGTTTTGGTATATCAACGACTGCAGAGGAAATAAATCAAGCATTAACCCTATTAAAAAGTATTATCGAGTGA
- a CDS encoding DEAD/DEAH box helicase family protein, with protein MCNLKSINYPKSKEYSSGTTHEPIGFYLDALSNSKHFDLLLGYFSSSAINILAYGFTKFLANGGHMRMAINQFLRKEDKEAIVNGLVQEPGEFYGKQLSLTEIKNHLSETGKHFFNCIAWLIAEKRIEVKIIKPKGSPGIAHYKSGIFSDENNQILFKGSCNFTANALFNNLEEIGVKLSWDDSDHFAIQENQEKFDDIFSEEADYIEYLDASEIEEVILNEFGDKDLSDLIKDELVLSQKEDLLSKTSGRTKMKFQKLEKELFKLENSPRFPYPSGPRDYQAEAYENWVKNSHSGIFDMATGTGKTITSLNCLLEEFNRSGKFDALILVPSIALLNQWEQECAKFNFNNVIKIGGGNKWEQALSDYFFRKSMGQNYSAIIISTYNSFTTKKFRKYLPQLDGILIADEAHNMGSKSILKVLPELICEKKIGLSATLERQYDEYGNEKIRGFFNSYPPYTFSYTMQEAIENGVLCEYFYFPHLVYLTEQELEEYEKISKQLSKYYNQDNDTYSKNEIVEILLQKRKRIIHKAQNKLSKFKQVVAKEYEKRGNLKNSLVYAPEGDIDFDIVDEPEFHTNILNQFTKVVRDVNRRMTVSQYTSNTKNRSRILQKFSGGDIQVLTSMKCLDEGVDIPQTELAFFCASTGNPKQFIQRRGRVLRQSEGKTFATIHDLIVVPNLTNEYNANFRMQQSIVRKELERVVNFSFLAINKYHTFEELDELCNHYKLNLFNINNTINNNDKKR; from the coding sequence ATGTGCAATCTAAAATCCATAAATTATCCTAAATCAAAAGAGTATTCTTCGGGAACTACTCATGAACCGATCGGATTTTATTTAGATGCACTTTCAAATAGCAAACACTTCGATTTATTATTAGGATATTTTAGTTCAAGTGCAATTAATATTTTAGCTTATGGTTTTACAAAGTTTTTAGCCAATGGCGGGCACATGCGTATGGCAATAAATCAATTTCTTCGAAAAGAAGATAAAGAAGCAATTGTGAATGGGCTCGTCCAGGAACCAGGAGAATTTTACGGAAAACAATTATCCTTAACCGAAATCAAAAATCACCTTTCCGAAACTGGAAAGCACTTTTTTAATTGTATTGCCTGGTTAATAGCAGAGAAAAGAATTGAAGTCAAAATCATAAAACCCAAAGGAAGTCCGGGAATTGCTCATTACAAATCAGGAATCTTTTCCGATGAGAACAATCAAATTCTTTTCAAAGGCTCATGCAATTTTACGGCAAATGCTCTATTTAATAATTTGGAAGAAATCGGAGTAAAATTATCTTGGGATGATTCCGATCACTTTGCAATACAAGAAAACCAAGAAAAGTTCGATGATATTTTCTCAGAAGAAGCAGACTATATAGAATATTTGGATGCTTCTGAAATTGAAGAGGTGATTTTAAATGAGTTTGGTGATAAAGATTTGAGTGATTTGATTAAAGATGAATTGGTTCTTTCTCAAAAAGAAGATCTTCTTTCAAAAACATCTGGCCGGACTAAAATGAAATTCCAAAAATTAGAAAAGGAACTTTTTAAGTTAGAAAACTCTCCTCGTTTTCCATACCCTTCTGGACCTCGCGATTATCAGGCAGAAGCTTATGAAAATTGGGTAAAAAATTCTCATTCGGGAATTTTTGATATGGCAACAGGAACAGGAAAAACGATAACGTCCTTAAATTGTCTTTTAGAAGAGTTTAATAGATCTGGTAAGTTTGACGCTTTAATTTTAGTTCCATCTATAGCTTTATTAAATCAATGGGAACAGGAATGTGCTAAATTCAACTTCAATAATGTAATAAAAATTGGGGGTGGTAATAAATGGGAGCAAGCTCTTTCTGATTATTTCTTCAGAAAATCTATGGGACAAAACTATTCAGCTATTATAATTAGTACTTATAATTCATTTACAACAAAAAAATTCCGTAAGTATTTGCCTCAATTAGATGGGATTTTAATAGCAGATGAAGCTCACAATATGGGCAGTAAATCAATTTTAAAAGTATTGCCTGAACTAATATGTGAGAAAAAAATTGGTTTGTCTGCAACATTAGAAAGACAATACGATGAATATGGAAATGAGAAAATAAGAGGTTTTTTTAATTCTTATCCTCCATATACATTCAGCTATACAATGCAGGAAGCTATTGAAAATGGTGTGCTTTGTGAGTATTTTTACTTTCCGCATCTTGTTTATCTAACAGAACAAGAATTGGAAGAATATGAAAAAATTTCAAAACAATTATCCAAATATTACAACCAGGATAATGATACCTATTCAAAAAACGAAATAGTTGAAATATTACTGCAAAAACGTAAGAGAATAATTCATAAAGCGCAAAATAAACTTTCAAAATTCAAGCAAGTTGTCGCTAAAGAATATGAAAAAAGAGGTAACCTTAAAAATTCTTTAGTATATGCTCCGGAAGGGGATATTGATTTTGATATTGTAGATGAACCGGAATTTCATACAAACATTTTAAACCAATTTACTAAGGTGGTTCGAGATGTAAATAGAAGAATGACAGTATCTCAATATACATCTAATACGAAGAATCGATCTAGAATACTACAAAAATTCTCAGGTGGAGATATTCAAGTTCTAACATCAATGAAATGTTTGGATGAAGGTGTAGATATTCCACAAACTGAATTGGCATTCTTTTGTGCAAGTACAGGGAATCCAAAACAATTTATCCAGCGTAGAGGGAGAGTTTTAAGGCAATCTGAAGGCAAAACTTTTGCTACAATCCACGATTTAATTGTAGTGCCAAACCTAACAAATGAATACAATGCCAACTTTAGAATGCAACAAAGCATAGTACGCAAGGAATTGGAACGTGTAGTCAATTTTTCATTTTTGGCAATTAATAAGTATCACACATTCGAGGAGCTTGATGAATTATGCAACCACTATAAATTAAACTTATTCAACATCAATAATACTATCAATAATAATGACAAGAAAAGATAA